The Bifidobacterium animalis subsp. animalis ATCC 25527 genome has a segment encoding these proteins:
- a CDS encoding single-stranded DNA-binding protein — MAGETIITVVGNLTRDPELRTVGNGSTVVNFTIASSTRTFNRNTNQWDDGDTLFLNCSAWDSARTSMATNIANSLSKGMRVIAQGRLTQRSYQAQDGSQRSVVELRVDEIGPALSRATAQVTRQTSSGFNGGQQGGGYGNNGGGYQGGAGYSGGGFNGGSGGYQGGASAPAPQAPSAPVSDPWSNDSGSSNAFGSFGTSDFGGDSDEPEF; from the coding sequence ATGGCAGGTGAAACGATCATCACCGTCGTGGGCAACCTGACCCGCGACCCGGAACTGCGCACCGTCGGCAATGGCTCGACGGTGGTCAATTTCACCATTGCTTCGTCCACGCGTACGTTCAACCGCAACACCAACCAGTGGGATGATGGCGACACATTGTTCCTCAACTGCTCGGCTTGGGACTCGGCACGTACGTCGATGGCCACGAACATTGCGAACTCGCTGTCGAAGGGCATGCGAGTGATTGCCCAGGGGCGCCTTACCCAGCGTTCGTACCAGGCACAGGATGGTTCCCAACGCAGCGTTGTGGAACTGCGTGTCGACGAGATCGGCCCCGCGCTGTCCCGTGCGACCGCCCAGGTGACCCGCCAGACGAGCTCCGGCTTCAATGGCGGCCAGCAGGGTGGCGGCTACGGCAACAACGGCGGCGGTTACCAGGGTGGCGCAGGCTACTCCGGTGGCGGCTTCAACGGCGGCAGTGGCGGGTATCAGGGCGGTGCGTCCGCCCCTGCACCGCAGGCCCCGTCAGCGCCGGTCTCCGACCCATGGTCGAACGATTCCGGCTCCTCCAACGCCTTCGGTTCGTTCGGCACCTCCGATTTCGGTGGTGACTCCGACGAGCCCGAGTTCTGA
- the rpsF gene encoding 30S ribosomal protein S6, producing MSAHNYELMFIADPELDENGLKKLTNQHMEIVTKEGGSVENIDIWGRRKLAYEIDGKTEGNYVVVTYSCEPATNDELDRVLNLNESIVRTKILRK from the coding sequence ATGTCTGCGCACAATTACGAACTGATGTTCATTGCCGATCCTGAACTGGATGAGAACGGTCTCAAGAAGCTGACCAATCAGCACATGGAAATCGTCACCAAGGAAGGCGGTTCCGTCGAGAACATCGACATCTGGGGCCGTCGCAAGCTCGCTTACGAGATTGATGGCAAGACCGAGGGCAACTACGTCGTCGTGACGTACTCCTGCGAGCCGGCTACCAACGACGAGCTCGACCGTGTTCTCAACCTGAACGAATCCATCGTTCGTACGAAGATTCTTCGCAAGTAA
- a CDS encoding ribose-phosphate diphosphokinase, translating to MSAVLEGTPDKRLALVTGRAYPEQATETAHYLGTEVLPTTAYDFANGEMYVRYTEPIRGADVFIMQAHTQPINKWIMEQLIMIDAAKRASARSITVVAPFFGYSRQDKKHLGREPITAKLMFTLMRAAGADRVMTVDLHAAQEQGFFNGPVDHLTAMPILLDYMRDRLPLDNTTIVSPDAGRIKVSEQWAAKLGGLPLAFIHKTRDTTRPNHAEAHGIIGEVKDRDCVVIDDMIDTAGTICEAVRTLHDHGAKSVTLVATHGLLSGPAVERLKDSGVKEIVLTDTVPIPEEKRLPNMTVLSAAPLLAAGIRSVFESRSVSNLLNGLPEDMHTRHIYA from the coding sequence ATGTCTGCTGTTCTTGAAGGCACCCCCGATAAACGCTTGGCTTTGGTGACGGGTCGTGCTTACCCGGAGCAAGCCACCGAGACCGCCCACTACCTCGGCACCGAGGTGCTTCCGACGACGGCCTACGACTTCGCGAACGGCGAGATGTACGTGCGCTACACGGAGCCGATCCGCGGCGCGGACGTGTTCATCATGCAGGCGCATACCCAACCGATCAACAAGTGGATCATGGAACAGCTCATCATGATCGATGCCGCCAAACGCGCGTCGGCACGCTCGATCACCGTCGTCGCCCCGTTCTTCGGCTATTCGCGGCAAGACAAGAAGCATCTCGGCCGCGAACCCATCACCGCCAAGCTCATGTTCACGCTCATGCGGGCAGCCGGCGCCGACCGCGTGATGACCGTCGACCTGCACGCGGCCCAGGAGCAGGGCTTCTTCAACGGTCCGGTCGACCACCTGACCGCCATGCCGATTCTGCTCGACTACATGCGCGACCGTCTGCCGCTTGACAATACGACGATCGTCTCGCCGGACGCGGGGCGCATCAAGGTCTCCGAGCAATGGGCCGCGAAACTCGGCGGCCTGCCGCTCGCCTTCATTCACAAGACCCGCGACACCACGCGACCGAACCATGCCGAGGCGCATGGCATCATCGGTGAGGTGAAGGACCGCGACTGCGTGGTGATCGACGATATGATCGACACGGCCGGCACGATCTGCGAGGCGGTGCGCACGCTGCACGACCACGGTGCGAAATCGGTGACGCTCGTCGCCACGCACGGCCTGCTCTCGGGCCCAGCCGTGGAGCGACTCAAGGACAGCGGCGTCAAGGAGATCGTGCTCACCGACACGGTGCCGATCCCCGAGGAGAAGCGCCTGCCCAACATGACGGTGCTGTCTGCGGCCCCATTGCTCGCCGCTGGAATCCGCTCCGTGTTCGAATCCCGTTCGGTGAGCAATCTGCTCAACGGACTTCCCGAAGACATGCACACGCGTCACATTTACGCCTGA
- a CDS encoding ribokinase — translation MNQILDKLEQIHGSVSVVGSMNADYTVTTERLPGPGETVTGGPLQVLPGGKSGNQAAAAAKLGATVRMFGAVGSDSNADFLLAQLASAGVNTDGIRKVLGPSGTTVITVDSHGENTIVYSPGSNANVTVEYIDAQRELLTASSVLGLCLESPLETVTACAAMCHEAGMKVLLNDSPFIATLPSELIAHADILLVNEHELVQLLHINEPEDDDWDSFDWAQAQRRLSKFGFDQAIVTLGGDGSVVFDSTVEPSIIRIAPVRVDAVDTTGCGDSFMGTVLASLASGLSLEESAQLASYVSAYAATGYGAQASYGTAAQIRERFR, via the coding sequence ATGAATCAGATTCTCGATAAACTGGAGCAGATTCACGGCTCCGTTTCCGTGGTCGGCTCAATGAACGCAGATTACACGGTGACTACCGAGCGACTCCCCGGGCCGGGGGAGACCGTGACTGGTGGCCCGCTGCAGGTGCTGCCTGGCGGCAAATCCGGCAATCAGGCCGCCGCTGCCGCCAAGCTCGGCGCAACCGTGCGCATGTTCGGTGCAGTGGGCTCCGACTCGAATGCGGATTTCCTGCTGGCCCAGCTCGCATCTGCCGGAGTGAACACCGATGGCATTCGTAAGGTGCTCGGCCCTAGCGGCACGACGGTGATCACTGTGGATTCCCACGGCGAGAACACCATTGTGTATTCGCCGGGATCCAACGCGAATGTGACGGTGGAATACATCGATGCGCAGCGGGAGTTGCTCACCGCATCCTCCGTGCTGGGACTGTGTTTGGAAAGCCCGCTCGAGACGGTGACCGCATGCGCGGCCATGTGCCATGAGGCGGGTATGAAGGTGCTGCTCAACGATTCGCCGTTCATTGCGACACTGCCGTCCGAACTCATTGCGCATGCCGACATTCTGCTGGTCAATGAGCATGAGCTTGTGCAGCTGCTGCACATTAATGAGCCGGAAGACGACGACTGGGATTCGTTCGATTGGGCACAAGCTCAGCGCCGGCTGAGTAAGTTCGGTTTCGATCAGGCGATTGTGACGCTTGGCGGTGACGGTTCGGTGGTGTTCGACTCCACGGTGGAACCGTCGATTATTCGCATTGCACCGGTGCGTGTGGATGCGGTGGATACCACGGGCTGCGGCGATTCGTTCATGGGCACCGTGCTGGCTTCGTTGGCCAGCGGACTGAGCTTGGAGGAGTCCGCGCAACTGGCTTCGTACGTGTCGGCATATGCGGCCACCGGCTATGGTGCGCAGGCCTCCTATGGCACCGCCGCGCAGATTCGTGAGCGCTTCCGTTAA
- a CDS encoding MFS transporter, translating to MTASNNTAVVQEDPVDLEQQNKMAVRALILLLITFILGTLCLQGFNLVFTNIGTDVGAPEQAALITSLPSIVLGIVCFIYGSLGDFVSLKKLIVFGLVTLFVGSIFGFIANFFFTKNLWTVIIARILQTAGEQVSGSVYLVIATKYLKKELKVIFFGLFTAGYQVSAAIGVFAAGLLTSIAWQYLFLIPAVTIVFLPFLLRLLPNRRGGSQHVDWLGFTIFGLASAFLSLFFSYNNWWMLAVCVVLFVLFAVYINKASDPFITPAFFKNTRWLAAIMLIVLFYFTNYCVSPIFNTMGTTLYNMDVTQVSQYIVWAFIVAAVFGTTSGWIVGKIGRTTAIVLASLFMICGFVGSALCVNTNFGLLTMFACIFYAGCGLMYSPVVSTVLDTLPVDESGRGVGMNDLVMNVTASIGIAVFGAQLGGTALAGGSLTGATGPAAVYSNLLIIAAGVVVLGLVWFLVFHKHIYRGESAQVQKEVEQPEDVEEVLHPAK from the coding sequence ATGACTGCCTCAAACAACACTGCGGTTGTGCAGGAAGATCCCGTTGACCTCGAACAGCAGAACAAGATGGCCGTGCGCGCCTTGATTCTGCTGCTCATCACGTTCATTCTCGGCACCTTGTGCCTGCAGGGCTTCAATCTGGTGTTCACGAACATCGGCACCGACGTCGGCGCCCCTGAGCAGGCCGCACTGATCACGAGCCTGCCGAGCATCGTGCTCGGCATCGTCTGCTTCATCTACGGTTCCCTCGGCGATTTCGTCTCGCTGAAGAAGCTCATTGTATTCGGCTTGGTCACGTTGTTCGTGGGCTCGATATTCGGGTTCATCGCGAACTTCTTCTTCACGAAGAATCTGTGGACCGTCATCATCGCGCGCATCCTGCAGACCGCAGGCGAGCAGGTGTCGGGGTCCGTCTACCTCGTCATCGCCACGAAGTACCTCAAGAAGGAACTCAAGGTGATCTTCTTCGGCCTGTTCACCGCGGGCTATCAGGTCTCCGCTGCCATCGGCGTGTTCGCGGCCGGCCTGCTCACGTCGATCGCCTGGCAGTACCTGTTCCTCATTCCGGCGGTGACGATCGTGTTCCTGCCGTTCCTGCTGCGTCTGCTGCCGAACCGCCGCGGCGGCTCCCAGCATGTCGACTGGCTCGGCTTCACCATCTTCGGCCTCGCCTCGGCCTTCCTTTCGCTGTTCTTCTCGTACAACAACTGGTGGATGCTCGCGGTGTGCGTCGTGCTGTTCGTGCTGTTCGCCGTGTACATTAACAAGGCGAGCGACCCGTTCATCACGCCCGCGTTCTTCAAGAACACGCGTTGGCTCGCTGCAATCATGCTCATCGTGCTGTTCTACTTCACGAACTACTGCGTCTCGCCTATCTTCAACACGATGGGCACGACCCTCTACAACATGGACGTCACGCAGGTCTCGCAGTACATCGTCTGGGCGTTCATTGTGGCCGCCGTCTTCGGCACCACCTCGGGCTGGATTGTCGGCAAGATCGGGCGTACCACGGCGATTGTGCTCGCCTCGCTGTTCATGATCTGCGGCTTCGTCGGTTCGGCGCTGTGCGTGAACACGAACTTTGGTTTGCTCACGATGTTCGCGTGCATCTTCTACGCGGGCTGCGGACTCATGTATTCGCCGGTCGTCTCCACCGTGCTCGATACGCTGCCTGTCGATGAATCCGGCCGCGGCGTCGGCATGAACGATCTGGTGATGAACGTGACTGCTTCCATCGGCATCGCCGTCTTCGGCGCACAGCTCGGCGGCACGGCGCTCGCCGGCGGCTCCCTCACCGGTGCCACCGGACCGGCTGCGGTCTACTCGAATCTGCTGATCATCGCCGCCGGCGTGGTGGTGCTCGGTCTCGTCTGGTTCCTGGTGTTCCACAAGCACATCTACCGCGGTGAGTCCGCGCAGGTGCAGAAGGAAGTGGAGCAGCCGGAGGACGTCGAAGAGGTGCTTCACCCCGCCAAGTGA
- a CDS encoding nucleoside hydrolase, with translation MKKLILDLDTGVDDALAISYALGSPEVELIGITGTYGNVLMEQGVRNALAITELLGHPEVPVYKGLPHASTKDSFEVLPISAFIHGENGIGDAVIPDPKRDAETEPAVDFIIDAVKTYGDDLVYVPTGPQTNIAAAFRKAPEIAEQLGKIVLMGGALTVPGNVNAWTEANISQDPDAADYVFRHTKDATMIGLDVTLQTLLTYKETQRWRDLGNAAGTFLADMTDFYIKAYETTAPHLGGCGLHDPLAVGVAVDPTLVTVHPINMKVDVEGPTRGRTIGDEDRLNDPHKTMGAALDVDVPRFLDEFMTRITNVAKNA, from the coding sequence ATGAAGAAGCTCATTCTTGATCTCGACACCGGTGTCGATGATGCGCTTGCGATTTCGTATGCGCTCGGCAGTCCGGAAGTCGAACTAATCGGCATCACCGGCACGTACGGCAATGTGCTCATGGAGCAGGGCGTACGCAATGCGCTGGCCATCACCGAACTGCTCGGTCACCCCGAAGTACCTGTATACAAGGGTCTGCCTCATGCCAGCACGAAGGATTCCTTCGAGGTGCTGCCCATTTCCGCATTCATTCACGGTGAGAACGGCATTGGAGACGCGGTGATTCCCGATCCAAAGCGTGATGCCGAAACAGAGCCGGCCGTCGATTTCATCATCGACGCGGTGAAGACCTACGGTGACGATCTGGTGTACGTTCCCACCGGTCCGCAGACGAACATCGCCGCCGCATTCCGCAAGGCTCCGGAAATCGCCGAGCAGCTCGGCAAGATCGTGCTGATGGGCGGCGCGCTCACTGTGCCGGGCAATGTGAATGCCTGGACCGAAGCGAATATCTCGCAGGACCCAGATGCGGCGGACTATGTGTTCCGTCATACGAAGGATGCGACGATGATCGGTTTGGATGTGACGCTGCAGACGCTGCTCACCTACAAGGAGACGCAACGCTGGCGTGACCTCGGCAATGCTGCCGGTACGTTCCTCGCCGACATGACCGACTTCTACATCAAGGCGTACGAGACCACCGCGCCCCACTTGGGAGGCTGTGGCCTGCATGATCCGCTCGCGGTTGGCGTTGCCGTCGACCCGACGCTGGTCACCGTGCATCCGATCAATATGAAGGTCGATGTGGAAGGCCCGACCCGCGGCCGCACCATTGGCGACGAGGACCGTCTCAACGACCCGCACAAGACGATGGGCGCAGCGCTCGACGTCGACGTCCCGCGCTTCCTCGACGAATTCATGACGCGCATCACCAACGTCGCGAAGAACGCATAG
- a CDS encoding LacI family DNA-binding transcriptional regulator: protein MVRRVTLREVAQEAQVSVATASLVLNNKPSRISQRTQQRIRDVAKRLQYVVNENARGLVTNETRLIALIVPDIENMFFASLAKCLEMECRLSGYQLFISNSDDDRTLERQLMRNFVGRDIDGLFLIPAIDSYTDRALLHDQIYASPCPIAIIDRLITADICDGVGFDNELGGRLAAQRLLRVGHERFACITGNKDNVNANTRCYGFLKALQEHDVPADSILTLDGNYRFSGGYDAADAVADFGATGLFCCNDLMALGAIDRFRELGIAIPADLSIIGYDNIVKRFGLFTHLTTVEQNVSELASQSWQCLYRHIQHHDSGRNCAKANDLLLLEPRLVEGDTVAQAPISR from the coding sequence ATGGTGCGGCGAGTAACGTTAAGGGAAGTGGCGCAGGAAGCTCAGGTTTCCGTAGCCACGGCGTCGCTCGTGCTCAATAACAAGCCATCACGTATATCACAACGTACACAGCAGCGCATTCGCGATGTGGCGAAACGTCTGCAGTATGTGGTCAATGAGAACGCGCGCGGTCTGGTCACCAATGAAACGCGCCTCATTGCGCTCATTGTTCCCGATATCGAGAATATGTTTTTCGCATCGCTGGCCAAATGCCTGGAAATGGAATGCCGGCTGAGCGGGTATCAACTCTTCATCTCGAATTCCGATGACGACCGAACGCTGGAACGTCAGCTCATGCGAAACTTTGTGGGACGTGATATCGACGGTCTCTTCCTTATTCCCGCCATCGACAGCTATACAGACCGCGCATTGCTCCACGACCAGATTTACGCCTCCCCATGCCCCATTGCCATCATCGACAGGCTGATCACCGCCGATATCTGCGACGGCGTGGGCTTCGACAACGAGCTTGGTGGCCGGCTTGCAGCCCAGCGACTGCTCAGAGTAGGCCACGAGCGGTTCGCCTGCATTACCGGGAACAAAGACAACGTGAATGCGAATACACGCTGCTATGGCTTTCTGAAGGCATTGCAGGAACATGACGTGCCGGCGGACTCCATTCTCACTCTCGACGGCAATTATCGATTCTCGGGTGGTTATGACGCTGCCGATGCCGTGGCAGATTTTGGTGCCACAGGCTTGTTCTGCTGCAACGATTTGATGGCATTGGGGGCAATCGACCGCTTCCGCGAACTCGGCATTGCCATTCCCGCGGATCTTTCGATAATCGGTTACGACAACATTGTCAAACGTTTTGGTCTGTTCACACACCTGACCACGGTGGAACAGAATGTCTCCGAACTCGCTTCGCAGAGTTGGCAATGCCTGTACCGGCATATTCAGCACCATGATTCCGGCCGGAACTGCGCGAAGGCGAATGATCTGCTGCTGCTCGAACCGCGGTTGGTCGAGGGAGACACCGTCGCACAGGCGCCGATTTCCCGCTGA
- the glf gene encoding UDP-galactopyranose mutase: protein MTANEQNATPDLVIVGAGIFGLTIAQQAVEKLGVNVTIIDIRDHIGGNAYSYMDPETGAEIHKYGAHLFHTSNSRVWDYVNRFTKFTDYVHRVYATHDGEVFPLPINLGTINQFFRANYTPAQAKALIDEQAGELAGTDPANLNDQGISLIGRPLYEAFIKNYTAKQWQTDPSELPASIIKRLPVRFNYNNRYFKDTWEGLPADGYTAWLERMIDDPRITVKLETDFFDETQPLNKRALLEGGVPVVYTGPVDRYFDYDLGELKWRTVDFKEVRYDEGDHFGCAVMNFSDADVPYTRAIEFKNFNPERAAEQNPNKTVVWEEYSRFANRGDEPYYPINTDEDKALYAQYKAKAADEPNVVFGGRLGTYAYYDMDQVFNQALISYEKQVEPLLKK, encoded by the coding sequence ATGACTGCAAACGAGCAGAACGCGACGCCGGATCTGGTGATCGTCGGTGCCGGAATCTTCGGCCTCACCATCGCGCAGCAGGCGGTGGAGAAGCTCGGCGTGAACGTCACGATCATCGACATTCGCGACCACATCGGCGGCAACGCCTACTCGTACATGGACCCGGAAACCGGCGCCGAGATTCACAAATACGGCGCCCACCTGTTCCACACGTCGAATAGCCGCGTGTGGGATTACGTGAACCGTTTCACGAAGTTCACCGATTACGTACACCGCGTCTACGCCACGCACGACGGCGAGGTGTTCCCGCTGCCGATCAATCTGGGCACGATCAACCAGTTCTTCCGTGCGAACTACACGCCCGCGCAGGCCAAGGCGCTCATCGACGAGCAGGCCGGCGAGCTGGCGGGCACGGATCCGGCGAATCTCAACGACCAGGGCATTTCGCTCATCGGGCGTCCACTGTATGAGGCGTTCATCAAGAACTACACCGCCAAGCAGTGGCAGACCGATCCGAGCGAGCTGCCGGCGAGCATCATCAAGCGTCTGCCGGTGCGTTTCAACTACAACAACCGGTATTTCAAAGACACGTGGGAAGGTCTGCCGGCAGACGGCTACACCGCGTGGCTTGAGCGCATGATCGACGACCCGCGCATCACTGTGAAGCTGGAGACGGATTTCTTCGACGAGACGCAGCCGCTCAACAAGCGCGCGTTGTTGGAAGGGGGCGTGCCGGTGGTCTACACGGGCCCGGTCGACCGCTATTTCGACTACGATCTGGGCGAGCTCAAGTGGCGCACCGTCGACTTCAAGGAGGTGCGTTATGACGAGGGTGACCACTTCGGCTGCGCGGTCATGAACTTCTCCGACGCCGACGTGCCGTACACGCGCGCCATTGAATTCAAGAACTTCAACCCGGAGCGTGCCGCCGAGCAGAACCCGAACAAGACCGTGGTGTGGGAGGAGTACTCGCGCTTCGCGAACCGCGGCGACGAGCCGTATTACCCGATCAACACCGATGAAGACAAGGCCCTGTATGCACAGTACAAGGCGAAGGCCGCCGACGAGCCGAATGTGGTGTTCGGAGGCCGCTTGGGCACCTACGCGTACTACGACATGGACCAGGTGTTCAACCAGGCGCTGATTTCCTACGAGAAGCAGGTTGAGCCGCTGCTCAAGAAGTAG
- a CDS encoding glycosyltransferase: protein MRAEYAHSIHAMQPRLMAELPPPWFTIGCMTHRERRETTAPFTLLMAVYGGNSLREVERSVQSSTIEQTLPPNQVVIVRDGPVQEPVQRYLDTLQSTMAVWFTAERPELAVPEVTIVPLDENRGLAHALNIGLQHCDFDVVARADCDDVSLPNRFATIIPQFARRSSASHTTAKSKLPIDVMGSAIREFTDDERKPGQIRMLPAEGADLEKYARMQSPVHHPSVVFRKSAVLAAGGYPEDAGRFEDYLLWERMMLNHAQFLNMPEPLVLYRTNQEAYERRGGWDMFREELRLQWRFLRDGFTSPAQFLRNTFIRAAYRMMPTSLRKRAYHSIVSRRNTEISAAPAPAEVQAKPRGRHAQSE from the coding sequence ATGCGCGCGGAATATGCACACAGTATTCATGCAATGCAGCCACGGCTCATGGCGGAACTTCCCCCGCCGTGGTTTACCATAGGTTGCATGACACACAGGGAACGCCGGGAGACGACTGCCCCCTTCACGCTGCTCATGGCGGTGTATGGGGGCAATTCGTTGCGTGAGGTGGAGCGTTCCGTGCAGTCGAGCACCATCGAGCAGACGCTGCCGCCGAACCAGGTGGTGATTGTGCGCGACGGACCGGTTCAGGAGCCGGTGCAGCGGTATTTGGATACGCTGCAGTCGACCATGGCGGTGTGGTTCACCGCCGAGCGCCCCGAGCTGGCAGTGCCTGAGGTGACGATTGTGCCGCTCGACGAGAACCGGGGACTCGCGCATGCCCTCAACATCGGCCTGCAGCACTGCGATTTCGACGTTGTCGCGCGCGCGGACTGCGATGACGTGTCGCTGCCGAACCGGTTCGCCACGATCATTCCGCAATTCGCCCGCCGCTCCTCCGCCTCGCACACCACGGCGAAATCGAAACTGCCGATTGATGTGATGGGCAGCGCGATCCGCGAATTCACCGACGATGAGCGCAAGCCCGGGCAGATTCGCATGCTGCCTGCCGAGGGCGCCGATCTGGAGAAGTATGCGCGCATGCAGTCGCCGGTGCATCACCCAAGCGTCGTGTTCCGCAAGTCCGCTGTGCTGGCCGCCGGCGGCTACCCGGAGGATGCGGGCAGATTCGAGGATTACCTGCTGTGGGAGCGCATGATGCTCAACCATGCGCAGTTCCTCAACATGCCGGAACCGCTCGTACTCTACCGCACCAATCAGGAGGCGTATGAACGCCGCGGCGGCTGGGATATGTTCCGCGAGGAGCTGCGTTTGCAGTGGCGCTTCCTGCGCGACGGTTTCACGTCACCCGCACAGTTCCTGCGCAACACGTTCATTCGCGCCGCATACCGCATGATGCCCACTTCCCTGCGCAAGCGCGCCTACCATTCAATCGTCTCGCGCCGCAACACCGAGATCTCCGCAGCGCCTGCGCCAGCCGAAGTGCAGGCCAAGCCGCGCGGTCGTCACGCCCAGTCCGAGTGA